The DNA window GACAAACCTGGCTGACGACTGGTCCGGGCAGCGCAGGCAGGTAGCGGAaaccggcggcgccgccgtcaGAGCCCCGagcaggcagcggcggcggcggctgttgCCCGCTATTTTTGTCACGTTCCGCTCTGGCAACCGGTGCGGCTGTGCCGGGCAATAACTACAGGGGACTGCACTGCCGATGAGCCGAGTCCGACGCCGCCGGAGACGTGAGCATCAGTGTACATCATCCGGGTCGCCGAGAGCGTAATGAGCGGGAAGAGATTTCCCAGCACTCGGTTCATTTTTCCACGCTTGCTAAAAGTTGATGCCGAGGATCGGAGAACGGGGACGCATAAAACCTGATGCCTTGATGGCATTCGTCACTTGAGCAGTTGAGCCGCCGAGCCAAGTTCAGCCAGGCGAACAGTGCCGCCGTGCCCTTGGGCCTTGGCGACTGGAAAGATGCTGCCACTTTTTCGATCGCCCCGGCTGGCGGCTTTGCCGCACCGGCACACCCACCACGGGCACCACGGCGTCGAATTCTACTAGGCACACGGCCACACGGCAGTTCGCTCCCGCCGAGCGAAGCAGTGAAGCTTGCAGCGAGTCGAGGGGTTGGCCGGTGGCCGCggccgtgcgggcggcgggggcgggggcgggggcgtgCAGCGTGCGGAACTgcgccggcctccccgcgcCACCCGCTCGAGTCTTCTTGGGCCCCTCCTCGCTGGATCCTGGGCTGCGTCTTCAGATGTGGGCCAGCAGAGAAGCGAATGCGTGGGCCTGCTTCTGCGATATTCTACGGGTCGAAGCCCATATCTGACTTTGACTGACTGACTCGCATCCTCGCTTCCTTCCTTCGTAGTACATCAACCACTCGCCGCAAGCATCAGCAGCAGCATCCACCCATGGCGTCCTCCACCGCTGCTGCTCTCCGCGTCGCCTTCCCTCCGctctccgcccccgccgccgcggcctcctccttctcctcctccaccaccctCCGCTTCCCTCTCCACCGCGCCCCACGccccctcgccgtcgccgcctttaAGAAGCTGTCCGAGGCGTCCCCCTTGCCCATCCCCCCGGAGCCCACCCAGCCCCTGGTCGAGGAGGACGCCCTGCCCCCCAAGCCCGGGGTCTACGGAGTCTACGACGCCTCCGGGGAACTGCAGTTCGTCGGGATTTCGCGCAACGTCAGGGCCAGCCTCGAGGGCCACCGCCGGAAGGTCCCCGCCGACCTCTGCGCCTCCGTCAAGGTACTTGCCAATCGCAGCACTACCATGTGTTCCTGTGTAGTAAGCCGTATGCTCCTACCATACGTACAGGATTAGGTTAGTTTCCCCCATTTAATCTCGCCTGGAAACAGATAGATTCATAGATTGGTGTGTCATGTGTGAGCTTCGGATAGTGTTAATTTGGGGCTATGATGGCACACTGATTTCGCTCCACTTCAAGGAGCTGTATCTGTTTTCGCACTTCATTGTTTGGAAAAATCAGTATGCTAGGCTACTAGATTTCTCTGCAGTCCTCAGTAATAGCTGATTGATGTATCGCCAACATTGCCATGACATGATACACATGCTACTTGATTTAGTACAAACCATTTTTCATTCGATATCCTTGGCCACTTCATTTGCCCCGTTCACGATGAGATGGAACCTGATTATATTTTCAACAGGCATCCGCAGGCTCTTAAAGGGAGACATGGCGTTCATTGTGAATTCCAGTTTATTTGATATTGTAGTTTGCATACATTGCAGTTTGTGTTAGGACAGTGGACGTAATTTTTATGGTTGTTACAGGGCCTTTCTTTATAGCAGGTTTTTGGACGTATGGTTTCTGAttacttctaccatcggtttGTTTTAACTGATCACGGTGCTAGTTCATGAAAATTTTGATCTTGGGTACCATAGAGGGAATCATGAATCCAGACATGTGTTATTAACCAGTATGGGCACTATTCTGCATAAGATAAATCTGTTGAAAAGGACAGAACAATTCCTAATTTTTTGTATATGATTTTATTCTTGCTTTAGTGCTTGAAAATATGATTGCACTATTGTGACATGTGCAGGTTGCAGTAGCAGATGAGGAGATACCAGATCGAACGGTCCTTACTAATGCCTGGAAATCATGGATGGAAGAACATATAGAATCCACAGGCAAGGCGCCACCAGGGAATGTTGCGGGAAACTACACTTGGGTAAGTGCCCCGCAGAGGCCTCCGGACTTGCGGTTGACACCTGGTCGCCATGTTCAGCTGGCTGTCCCACTAGAACAGCTGATAGATCGTCTGGTGAAGGAGAACAAAGTAGTAGCCTTCATCAAAGGATCAAGGAGTGCTCCCCAGTGTGGATTCTCTCAAAGGGTGGTAGGTATCTTGGAAGCACATGGAGTGGATTTCGTAACTGTTGATGTGCTTGATGAGGAACACAACCATGGGTTAAGAGATACCCTGAAGACGTACAGCAACTGGCCGACGTTTCCTCAGGTTTTTGTTGGAGGGGAGCTTGTGGGAGGCTGCGATATTGTTTCATCCATGGCTGAAAAAGGGGAGCTTTCTGCCCTGTTTCAGAAATAGTGCTGGAAGTTCTAGTATGCTCGTTGACCATTTTTACTGTTGTACCTGAGAACTTTAAGCTTCTCTTTTTCCACATTGCTGTAATCCTCTTAAGTCGTTGTAGCACAAAATTACTTGGCCTAAGAAAATGTTCATTTGGATTTTCATGAGGCTGTACCGCTGCAGTCCTACTGATGTGATAATACCAGGATATTTCTGTGGGAGGCTTAGAGTTTGAGGTTATCTGTATATTTGTCATTGCTTCAGATCCTGTACGACATGAAGAATTTGTAGCTTCATGTAATCATGTTAAAAGAATATGTTTCCTAGATTGATGGCAGTTTAATGCAAAACTGGTTTTGGTACAGTAATACTTTTTTAGTAGAGTAACTGGATTGATGAAACGTGGAAGTTGTCTATTaatattataattttttaatGCAAAAGTGGAAGTTGTTGTTTCAATGTTTTCTTACGAAGTTGTCTATTAATATTATTTTGAGTGATGACATTCTCCTTTAAATATACAAACAGAAAATGAAATAAACTGTTCAACGTCTATGCTACTTTCAAATTGTACTCATATTTTTGGCAAGGTGGCCAAAAGCCCTTGAATTGGTTGCTATGGATTTTTGGACCCATTCGGTTTTCTCATTTTGAACATCTACTGTTGAAGTGGTAAATGGAAGGAAAGGAAAATGGAGGTGTTCAATATTTGGTGGTTGCATGGATTGTTGTATGACTCAAGGAGAAAATTTTAGTAGTTCAGGACCTTAGTTCATTGCCAGCTTATCTAAACTAGCACTCGCTTCGGTTTTTGGATTGGATGATTCCGGAGTCCGGAACATCTGATGACGTGAACCAAAAACGCTGTTCGATTCTTAACTAACTCTAATCATATTTCACTTCAAATATATGATTTCCAACAAATACAGCACCCAAAGGTTGGGAATGAAAATGAGTAACTGCATTTGAAAGAGAAATTAAAATGGAGCCAAATTACACCATCCATATTCTTGACTAGCTACCTAAAGAGAAGTTCTTTTTTTCTCAACCTCGAGGGAAAACAAGTGCAGGTTGTAGAGCGACCCAGAGCGGGGAGGAACAGAGATCTACAGTAATAAAATCTAATTGACCCATGCGCTGGAGACGGAATCACCAGCCCTTGCCGATGAGCCACAGCCAGTCGAGCACGACGCCGGAGAAGAGGCCACCGAGGAGGCAGACGACGAGCACATTCCCGAGCGCGTTCTGCTCGGGGCCCTTGTACCCCTTGGGCGCCTCCATGAGCACGCACACGGTGAGGTACCCGTTGGTTAGCCCCAGGAAGGAGGTCAGGAAGATCATGTAACCCTGGTTGCCGTAATTGGCCGTGAAGTAGAAGGCCGGGATGAACAAGAACCGCGCCAGGATCGCCGCCATCATGCCCTTCCGGGAGGTCAGCTTGAGGCACTGGATCAGCGGCACGTACCTCCCGATCAGGTCCCACACGTTGTACATGGCGATCAGCACAAGCGCGTACCTGCATCAATTTTCGTCAGAAATGGCGGCACTCCAGAGTTCAGGCACCATCCAATGTTTCATCAAGAGTTGGATGTTTCATGGGAGTGATTTGTAGAATCTAGAAAGCAAGAAACTTCACCATGTTCCCAGGCTGTGTGCTCCGGTGTCTTCAGACAAAAATCCCGGGAAGATCGACAGCGTCAGGACGTATATCAGGTAGATATCGAACGCGTAGTCTATGTTCTCCATCAGTAGCTCTTTTGTGGTCAGGCGCTTGTGTTTCTGTGGATCCTCCTCGACCTGCGGGATTCACGCACTTTACATCATCAGCATTCGATCTCGAATGGCAAAGCTACAGGGAAACGCATAACCATTTGGTATCTGACAGAGGGGCACACATACTTGTGCCTGTTGATCAGAGATGATCCCTGCAGCAGCCAGGTCGCTGGCAACAGTCTTGCTGCCTTCGGCGGCAGCCTTCGAGCGGTAGTACTTCACGATGGGTAGTTTGGCGAAGACGAACGTGTATAAGAGGAGGCACGCCAGCTCGAACAGGCAAGTGATTGAAAAGAACAGTACTGCATAAAGTAATGAAAGACGGATTATTTGACAAATAGAAATCATGGTCCATTGTTAGATTTGTAAAGAAGACTGAAACAGAGGGTCCAATATCAAAGGGAAGAAGAGAGTTATAAACACAAATCCTATTTTGTAAGACTTAATCCAGCAAATAGAAGTAAATAAGGCGAGCTTCTTGGTTAAAACAGATGCAAATCCGTAGTTCTATTTGTCATAGCAATTATATTCTAGAGAAAAATAACCAAAAACACACACATATATAAACCATCTATATAAACTAATTCTGTTGATCATCCCTTTCAATTCCTCACATTTGCTTcagaattcaaatagttttatttTGGAAGTGTCAAGATTTTTTTATATAATTTTCAAACGAAAATATGAATTAACTAAATCTGCGAATGTCTCACAAAATTCGGACTTACTAGCTCCAATGCGAAGACCATCTTTTGAGCTCTCAAAAGCTGCTTTAGTGACTAATCTCAAGGCTGATGTTAGAACCCCTGATGCAGCCAAGCCCGCCATGAAGGACTGAAAACTCAAAGCACAATATAAATAATGAAATACGGCCTCTGAAacctaaataataaaaaaaccTGCCAGATCGGCATATGAAATTCAGTTCAATGGCAGCACCACAAAACACTGAAAAGAGAATGTGAGATGTTACCTGAACGAACTCTGGGCACATTAAGGATAGGTCACCAACCAATGCGCCTTGACAATTCGCATCAGCCGTCCCAAATATGGCGCTGATTATGCATACACCAACGAAGACTCCAAGCCCACCCCGTCCTTTAGTAGCAATATCCAGCTAGAACAACAGACGTGGTAGGTGAGCTGATATGCTGGAACACTAACATTCTTTAATTGTTGGAAGCAATGCACTTACAATTATCAATGCAAAAGAAccgaggaagaaaagggaaaatCCTGCAAGATTTCTCCGTCTTGTGTTCATCTTTGCTTCATAGTATGTCATGATGAGGGTTATTCCAAAGGCAAAAGGCTGATAAGCTAGTGTGAGGACTCTTGTTGGGTGGTAATCCTGCAAAAATTACATAtttgtttcaaatttgaatgtatGAATACAACAAGTACATCAACGAATAAGGGATTAATTTTAACTTCTAAGTAACCATTACTCATGGACTGAACTGAGAACAATGAGATAAATTGAACCATATCAGTAGAAATGAAATTAGCATATCATTCACTAGGACATTTCAATATTTAATGCTAACTGAATCAAGAAGCAAAATCCTTGTTCCATTCAGTTTACCCCAAGAATCAAGATGAATCAGGGatgcgacccccccccccccccccacccccatgTTTCTCAATTGAATGTTTGCTGCTACTGAACCTATTCGAACCATCAATTGAGTCTCGAAAGCATGTACCGGGAACAGATGCCCGTAGTAATCTTCGATGGTGAGCATACTGTTCCACGCGAAAAGGCTTCCATTCCCCAAAAGCCAGCAGATAAATATACCAAGGAACTTCCCCTGCCAATTTCAGAACCAAACACAGAGCCTCGTCAGTACAAATTAATTTGCAGTTAACAACACTGAATTGACCTGTGTCTGCACTTGCAGAACAGAAGAGAAGGTACCTTGACTTGAGGTGCCTCGGCACCTGCTACGTACGTGCTCATGGTTACTCTATATATTCACCTGCGCCTATAAAAAGCAAAGATTCAGACACGCAATTTGGACCCAGACATCATCAATGGAAAAACTCAAAATGCACATCAAGTTTCCCAATTATGTCTGGCATCGTAGCTAGAATCATTATAGCAAGATGGTCGTCTAAGGGATGCAGATTTCAGAAGATTGATTTCCAAATTTATCTTTCCCCAAAGGAGGAAAAGCAGAATCGATCCCAATTCCGCCATATCCAGATATCTATGACACGACGGAACTGGCTAGGCACATCCGTCTGGCTATGGAAGTCTCAGACGTGCAAGGCACCCGTCGGTACTCACTGCTGGCTGCTGCTACCTACCACCGAACCGAAGTACACGCCACCGAATCCGGTACGCACCGGCGCGCCGCTCAGTCAAGATAAGCGCGCATCATAAAACAGCAAACCGCAAGGATGCTACTGAAGTAGCAGCCTCGCAGGGGAGCAGATCGATCTGCTGAAGCCTGAAGGTTGAAGCACGCGCATGGCGCATGAGACCCGATTGGAAATCGTCGGAGCACCCCAAACAGGCGCGCACCGCATCAACCCCGGAAGGAATCGGCCTTAGCGGACACCACCGAGACCAGAGtccagaggaggaggaggagagctgAGGCAGGCGAGACGGGACGGGAGGAAGAAGTAGCACTCACCGGCCGGCGCAGCAGTCAAACCCCAGCccacccggcggcggc is part of the Panicum hallii strain FIL2 chromosome 2, PHallii_v3.1, whole genome shotgun sequence genome and encodes:
- the LOC112883259 gene encoding monothiol glutaredoxin-S12, chloroplastic; protein product: MASSTAAALRVAFPPLSAPAAAASSFSSSTTLRFPLHRAPRPLAVAAFKKLSEASPLPIPPEPTQPLVEEDALPPKPGVYGVYDASGELQFVGISRNVRASLEGHRRKVPADLCASVKVAVADEEIPDRTVLTNAWKSWMEEHIESTGKAPPGNVAGNYTWVSAPQRPPDLRLTPGRHVQLAVPLEQLIDRLVKENKVVAFIKGSRSAPQCGFSQRVVGILEAHGVDFVTVDVLDEEHNHGLRDTLKTYSNWPTFPQVFVGGELVGGCDIVSSMAEKGELSALFQK
- the LOC112883371 gene encoding equilibrative nucleotide transporter 3-like, encoding MSTYVAGAEAPQVKGKFLGIFICWLLGNGSLFAWNSMLTIEDYYGHLFPDYHPTRVLTLAYQPFAFGITLIMTYYEAKMNTRRRNLAGFSLFFLGSFALIILDIATKGRGGLGVFVGVCIISAIFGTADANCQGALVGDLSLMCPEFVQSFMAGLAASGVLTSALRLVTKAAFESSKDGLRIGAILFFSITCLFELACLLLYTFVFAKLPIVKYYRSKAAAEGSKTVASDLAAAGIISDQQAQVEEDPQKHKRLTTKELLMENIDYAFDIYLIYVLTLSIFPGFLSEDTGAHSLGTWYALVLIAMYNVWDLIGRYVPLIQCLKLTSRKGMMAAILARFLFIPAFYFTANYGNQGYMIFLTSFLGLTNGYLTVCVLMEAPKGYKGPEQNALGNVLVVCLLGGLFSGVVLDWLWLIGKGW